Proteins encoded in a region of the Thermocaproicibacter melissae genome:
- a CDS encoding HAD family hydrolase, with protein sequence MTKQAAFFDIDGTISREGLISEMFKKMIKYELIDASQWYNVVEPAFTRWDKRVGDYDDYLQKMVDIYTETVKNTNSFHICYIAKKVIEQKGERVYTYTRERIRWHKENGHKVIAISGSPVELVREMSLKYGMDDYRGTIYKVGENGVYSGEIVPMWDSESKRLAVLGMAQDYGIDLSQSYAYGDTNGDFAMFKLVGHPVAINPTRELLANIQADKDLREKISIIVERKDVVYRLHADSLELLD encoded by the coding sequence TTGACAAAACAGGCTGCTTTTTTCGATATCGACGGCACCATTTCCCGTGAAGGGTTAATCAGCGAGATGTTTAAGAAAATGATTAAGTATGAGCTGATTGACGCCAGCCAATGGTACAATGTTGTGGAACCGGCCTTTACAAGATGGGATAAGCGCGTCGGAGACTACGACGATTACTTGCAGAAAATGGTGGATATCTACACCGAGACCGTGAAGAACACGAACTCCTTTCACATCTGCTACATTGCAAAGAAAGTCATTGAGCAGAAGGGGGAGCGCGTTTACACCTACACGCGCGAACGAATCCGCTGGCACAAGGAAAACGGGCACAAGGTGATTGCCATTTCGGGTTCGCCGGTGGAACTGGTGCGGGAGATGTCCCTGAAATACGGAATGGATGACTACCGCGGCACAATTTATAAAGTGGGTGAAAACGGCGTTTACAGCGGCGAGATTGTTCCCATGTGGGATTCCGAAAGCAAGCGGCTTGCGGTTCTGGGCATGGCGCAGGATTATGGCATTGACCTTTCGCAGAGCTATGCCTACGGGGACACAAACGGAGACTTTGCCATGTTCAAGCTCGTAGGGCACCCGGTGGCAATCAACCCAACGCGCGAGCTTCTTGCCAACATTCAGGCAGACAAAGATTTGCGCGAAAAAATCAGCATCATAGTGGAGCGCAAGGACGTGGTTTACCGCCTCCATGCGGATAGCCTCGAATTGTTGGACTGA
- a CDS encoding alpha-L-arabinofuranosidase C-terminal domain-containing protein — MSRIQIHTKEKRFPVAPDLYGLFFEDINRAGDGGLYPEMLRNRSFEDSLLPEGCITKDGGKTFVSPTGWIEEFNGGEGMNDWVKNHPVAPTPIPAWYSENAEITLNGEDTLNKNRRVSLQTSFRPGGVIRNIGFCGVPQEKGRRYHLYAFIKADRPVTLEVSIAEGKNISACGKIKVCPGDYTRHDLELTASITTRNAELRIMCGEEAVVNFGFISLMPCDTFMGHGLRVDLVEKLRDLHPSFLRFPGGCIVEGFTKQTAMYFKNTVGPVWERPSHWLLWHYRTTNGLGFHEYLQLCEDLGISPLYVCNCGMSCQGRQPYYFTEDETKEMLEDTLAALEYARGPVSSKWGALRAKMGHAEPFPLRYLEIGNENGGPEYERRYKLVRKAVLERYPDITIIANDRGRGEILEADMVDDHYYNMPEFFAENVGIYDSYDRTKPNVFVGEFAVNQTYEGQLRAAISEAMFMVGLERNQDTVKLASYAPLLENVNFSSWYPNLIIFDNRRSYAIPTYYVWRMFGRNRGDYVVKSEEETGKIYRDFHGLPMVCGDFGMRFRNAVYNGKPVAPTRELLGKIVPEGDEYILAEDPESVFAKHPAPFHVPGFAALGEDLESREGVFEAEVFAEEGKEIGVGVLCAPKPLSFYDRMNPNPHGEWMLTNLEPLRFVIRDRKAQIVRGTIMPKPVSEQKPVELAAGRFHKLRCEVAEGFLRCYINGKFVVSTELPHYPTMASVTTVTDREVIIKAVNFANTADEIAISLDCEVESDYTLSILSGAADAENSFENPDNVHDEVVPRSGAAKEFRYTAPPLSVSVLRLRKK; from the coding sequence ATGAGCAGAATTCAGATTCATACAAAGGAAAAACGATTTCCCGTAGCGCCTGATTTATACGGTCTGTTCTTTGAGGATATCAACCGCGCGGGAGACGGCGGACTTTACCCGGAGATGCTTCGCAACCGCTCCTTTGAAGATTCCCTTCTTCCGGAAGGCTGCATAACGAAGGACGGAGGAAAAACTTTTGTGTCGCCCACCGGGTGGATCGAGGAATTCAACGGCGGCGAAGGGATGAACGACTGGGTGAAGAATCATCCCGTGGCTCCTACACCGATTCCCGCATGGTATTCGGAAAACGCTGAAATCACGCTCAATGGGGAGGATACACTGAATAAAAACCGCAGGGTTTCTTTACAGACGTCGTTTCGCCCCGGCGGAGTGATCCGGAACATCGGTTTCTGCGGAGTGCCGCAGGAAAAGGGAAGACGGTATCACCTCTATGCTTTTATAAAAGCGGACAGGCCCGTAACCCTCGAGGTTTCGATTGCAGAGGGCAAAAATATTTCCGCATGCGGGAAAATAAAAGTTTGCCCTGGAGATTATACAAGGCACGACCTTGAGCTCACCGCTTCCATAACAACCAGAAATGCAGAACTCCGTATTATGTGCGGAGAGGAAGCTGTTGTGAACTTCGGCTTCATTTCTCTGATGCCGTGTGACACCTTCATGGGCCACGGCCTGCGGGTTGACCTTGTGGAAAAACTTCGCGACCTTCATCCTTCGTTTCTGCGTTTCCCCGGCGGCTGCATTGTGGAGGGTTTCACAAAGCAGACAGCCATGTATTTCAAAAACACCGTCGGTCCTGTGTGGGAACGCCCCAGCCACTGGCTTCTGTGGCATTACCGCACGACGAACGGGCTCGGCTTCCACGAATACCTGCAGCTGTGTGAAGACCTCGGTATTTCGCCGCTGTATGTCTGCAACTGCGGAATGAGCTGCCAGGGTAGGCAACCATACTATTTCACCGAAGACGAAACGAAGGAGATGCTGGAGGATACCCTCGCGGCGCTGGAGTACGCGCGCGGCCCCGTAAGCTCCAAATGGGGCGCTCTTCGGGCGAAAATGGGCCATGCGGAGCCGTTTCCGCTTCGCTACCTTGAAATTGGCAACGAAAACGGCGGTCCGGAATACGAGCGGCGCTACAAACTTGTGCGGAAGGCTGTGCTGGAGCGTTACCCGGATATAACAATCATTGCAAACGACAGAGGACGCGGCGAGATTCTTGAAGCAGACATGGTGGATGACCATTATTACAACATGCCGGAATTCTTTGCGGAAAACGTCGGCATTTATGATTCTTACGACCGCACGAAGCCAAATGTATTCGTCGGCGAATTCGCTGTCAACCAGACTTATGAGGGTCAGCTTCGCGCCGCCATCTCCGAGGCTATGTTCATGGTGGGCCTTGAACGCAATCAGGATACCGTGAAGCTTGCCTCTTACGCGCCGCTGTTGGAAAATGTGAATTTCTCCTCTTGGTACCCCAACCTGATTATTTTTGACAACCGCAGGAGCTATGCCATCCCAACCTATTACGTCTGGCGTATGTTCGGAAGAAACCGGGGTGATTACGTCGTCAAGTCCGAGGAGGAAACCGGCAAAATTTACCGCGACTTTCACGGACTGCCGATGGTCTGCGGCGATTTCGGCATGCGTTTCCGCAATGCGGTCTACAACGGGAAGCCAGTTGCTCCTACCCGCGAGCTTCTCGGGAAAATAGTGCCGGAGGGCGATGAATACATTCTTGCAGAGGACCCGGAGAGCGTGTTCGCAAAACATCCGGCGCCGTTCCATGTGCCCGGCTTTGCCGCACTCGGGGAAGACCTTGAAAGCCGTGAAGGCGTGTTTGAAGCGGAAGTCTTTGCGGAAGAGGGCAAAGAAATCGGGGTAGGTGTTCTCTGCGCCCCGAAACCGCTGAGCTTTTACGACAGGATGAATCCAAACCCGCACGGGGAGTGGATGCTCACAAATCTGGAGCCGCTTCGCTTCGTCATCCGGGACAGGAAAGCGCAGATTGTGCGCGGCACCATTATGCCGAAACCGGTGAGCGAACAAAAACCGGTTGAACTTGCTGCCGGCCGGTTCCATAAGCTTCGCTGCGAGGTGGCGGAAGGTTTTCTCCGCTGCTACATTAACGGCAAGTTTGTGGTAAGCACCGAGCTTCCGCATTACCCCACCATGGCTTCTGTTACAACAGTTACCGACCGTGAAGTCATTATTAAGGCGGTCAATTTTGCAAACACCGCGGATGAAATTGCCATTTCTCTCGACTGCGAAGTCGAAAGCGACTACACACTCTCCATCCTCAGCGGCGCCGCTGACGCGGAGAACAGCTTTGAAAACCCAGATAACGTGCACGACGAGGTTGTTCCAAGAAGCGGTGCAGCGAAAGAATTCCGCTACACTGCACCTCCGCTTTCCGTAAGCGTTCTGCGCCTGCGCAAAAAATAG